One Oryzomonas sagensis genomic region harbors:
- a CDS encoding HU family DNA-binding protein, with protein MTKAELVKEIAEEAGLTQAQAAEALNAFTGAVTKALKAGDKVALVGFGTFSVSARAAREGRNPQTGAPLKIAASKSGKFTPGKELKGL; from the coding sequence ATGACCAAAGCAGAATTGGTAAAAGAGATAGCAGAGGAAGCGGGACTGACACAGGCCCAGGCCGCCGAAGCGCTGAACGCCTTCACCGGGGCCGTAACGAAAGCCCTCAAGGCCGGCGACAAGGTTGCGCTGGTTGGCTTCGGCACCTTCTCGGTGTCCGCCAGGGCAGCCAGGGAAGGCCGTAACCCGCAGACGGGAGCCCCGCTCAAGATTGCGGCTTCCAAGAGCGGCAAGTTCACCCCCGGCAAGGAATTGAAGGGGCTGTAG
- a CDS encoding DEAD/DEAH box helicase: protein MATLIPALSTCLKKMTQGEKRFAGRLESKLDDDYLCWYNVPIGRSSRYPDFIILHPQRGIIVLEVKDWRVDYIQEASPTSFKLLINDAVKDEKNPFEQAHEYITEIINILKRDPQLVCAENGKLLFPWTWGVVLTNISRKVFDLHEMDNVIPSHRVICQDEMLDTIDPLAFQEQLWGMFTYHNKGMLTLPQIERVRWHLFPEIRIPYKQASLFDFQDDADITPPDIIKVMDLQQEQLARSLGEGHRVIHGVAGSGKTLILGFRAEYLAQVCSRPILILCYNKVLARRLEEWMESKRLEAKVQVRHFHKWCRDQLNAFHVVLPAKGLSDDEFSDELVDAVIRAVDSKHIPAGQYDAVLIDEGHDFRPEWLKLIVQMVNPRSNSLLVLYDDAQSIYNKKKRGFSFKSVDIQATGRTTILKVNYRNTKEILDCATRFAQGLLIAQDSDDDSIPRIAPISGGESGEKPILIKLPTLRDEVDYIVAKLKEAHQQGHKWKDMAVLFRHWKPMGEDLRKALYEARIPFGGKETILFGDKAKRVSLLSYNSSKGLEFPLVAIPGVCFPSEESKTDEAEAQLLYVAMTRATKQLIMTGE, encoded by the coding sequence ATGGCTACCCTCATTCCTGCTTTAAGCACCTGCTTAAAGAAAATGACGCAAGGGGAAAAACGTTTTGCCGGCCGGCTTGAGAGCAAGCTGGATGACGACTATCTCTGCTGGTACAACGTGCCCATTGGCCGGTCAAGCCGCTATCCTGATTTCATTATTCTGCATCCGCAACGGGGGATTATCGTTCTTGAGGTCAAGGACTGGCGGGTTGATTATATTCAGGAGGCCAGCCCGACAAGTTTCAAGCTGCTGATCAATGACGCCGTCAAGGACGAAAAGAATCCTTTTGAACAGGCCCATGAGTATATTACCGAGATTATAAATATCCTTAAGCGTGATCCGCAGTTGGTGTGCGCGGAGAACGGCAAGCTGCTTTTCCCCTGGACGTGGGGTGTTGTCCTTACCAATATCAGCCGCAAGGTTTTCGACCTGCACGAGATGGATAATGTGATTCCGTCCCATAGGGTGATTTGTCAGGATGAAATGCTCGATACGATTGACCCCTTGGCGTTTCAGGAACAGCTTTGGGGGATGTTTACCTACCACAACAAGGGGATGTTGACCCTTCCACAGATAGAACGTGTCCGCTGGCATCTCTTCCCTGAAATACGCATTCCTTACAAACAGGCATCTCTTTTCGATTTCCAGGACGACGCAGATATAACACCACCGGATATTATCAAGGTGATGGATTTGCAGCAGGAACAACTTGCCCGGAGCCTGGGGGAAGGCCACAGGGTGATTCATGGCGTGGCGGGTTCCGGCAAGACGCTGATCCTGGGGTTCAGGGCGGAGTATCTGGCGCAGGTCTGTTCACGGCCGATTCTGATTCTTTGTTACAACAAGGTTCTTGCCCGGCGTCTGGAAGAGTGGATGGAATCAAAGAGACTCGAGGCAAAGGTGCAGGTGCGCCATTTCCACAAGTGGTGCCGGGACCAGTTGAACGCTTTCCATGTGGTGCTGCCGGCAAAAGGTCTGAGCGACGATGAATTTAGCGATGAGTTGGTGGATGCGGTAATTCGCGCGGTGGATAGCAAGCATATCCCGGCAGGCCAGTATGATGCGGTGTTGATTGACGAGGGGCACGATTTTCGACCGGAGTGGTTGAAGCTCATTGTGCAGATGGTGAATCCGCGCTCAAATTCCTTGCTGGTGCTGTACGATGATGCACAGTCGATCTACAACAAGAAGAAACGTGGGTTCAGCTTTAAGAGTGTCGATATTCAGGCGACGGGGCGCACAACGATCCTAAAGGTGAATTATCGAAATACCAAGGAGATTCTTGATTGTGCGACGCGGTTTGCCCAGGGGCTTCTGATAGCGCAGGATTCGGACGATGATTCAATCCCGCGTATTGCGCCGATTTCAGGCGGTGAGAGCGGGGAAAAGCCGATCTTGATCAAGCTGCCGACCTTGAGGGATGAGGTGGATTATATTGTCGCCAAGCTGAAAGAGGCGCACCAGCAGGGACACAAATGGAAAGACATGGCGGTTTTATTCCGGCATTGGAAGCCAATGGGGGAAGATTTGCGCAAGGCCCTATATGAGGCCCGGATTCCCTTTGGTGGGAAGGAAACGATTCTGTTTGGAGACAAGGCAAAGAGGGTGTCGCTTTTGTCGTACAACAGCAGCAAGGGTCTTGAGTTTCCCCTCGTGGCGATTCCGGGGGTTTGTTTTCCGTCAGAGGAATCAAAGACGGATGAGGCAGAGGCGCAGCTTCTGTATGTGGCTATGACGCGGGCGACGAAACAGTTGATTATGACGGGTGAGTGA